A stretch of DNA from Aciduliprofundum sp. MAR08-339:
TACCCTCAGATATCTGAAATCCCTTGTATATCACTTCCTTTCCACCCGTAACATTTAGATTCTTGTCGTACCTTAAAAGTAGATCAATTGGAAGTTTTTCCACGTAGGGATTTGAAACTCTTATGGTAACAGTTTCATTACCCACCACAATCTTGTGTATCCCCTCTGAAAGATATGGAATCTTGAGAATTAAACCCTGTGTTTCATAGGGTATGAGAGTTAGATTTATGAGGTAATAAGGAGAATTATCCAGGTATACCATGGTGGAATATTTCCCACTATTTGGCCCATTGATTATTTCTATGTTTATGATACCACGCTGGTTGGTATTTATATTGGAATTTTCAACCTGTACCTTTACGTTGACATGAGTTATTCCTACAACATCCAGTGTAACATTCATACGTGCTATGTTTCCATTCAGATCCTCTGCATATATGGTGACATTGTGGATTCCAATGGATAACTGGGAGAAATGCACGACTATCGTTCCATTTTCCGATTCTCCCCTAACCATCCCATCACAGGTCCACCACATTTTTCTTAGTCCCACATTATCAAAGGCACGGAAAATTGCACTTTTATTGTTTGAAATGATATTATAGGTTTTTCCAAGGATTACTGGGGGGATCCTCTCTCCGGTGTTGTTTATGATGATCGTAACATAGGTTGAATTTACATTTCCAGAATAATCCGCTGCCACCAATTTTCCAACATACCTTCCAGGCGGTATGAAATGCACGGTGTCATTTAAGATCTCCATTGTTTTTATCTCAATTCTATTTCCTGAATTTCTGAAAATCTTTCCAAATATGGATAGCGTTGCATACTTTATACCCACGTCATCCCACAGAGTCACATTGGTGGTGTTTCCGCTCCAGATACGTATGTACGTGTCATTGATCTTCGGAGGAATATTATCCATTACAAACATTTTAAAAGGAGAGATTGCAACATTCCCATTCACATCTGCTGCATATATTTCCACCGTCACAAATCCGTAACCAAGTTTTTCAGCCCTTACACTTATATTATTAGAATCTGCGGATGCAACAGTGCGATTAAATACTATCACACTTATTCTTTTCACACCCACATTGTCATAGGCTGTGAAATTTATATAATCCGTGGCGTTGCATACTGAAACACTTGGAAGAATTATTACAGGAGGAATTTTCTCTCCGGTATTGTTTATTTCAATCCTAACCTCAGAGTTGTTCTTGTTATTGAATATGTCCTCTGCATATATTTTTGCGATGTATACTCCTGGTGAAACAAACTCAACGGAGTTGTTGAGAATCTCCATTGTTGGAATCTTCACTTCCCTTGTGCCATTGAACCACTTCCCAAATATGAAAACGGAGAGTTTTTTCATCAAAGTATTATCCTTGGCCCTGATAACAATATCCTCCCCACTCCATATTTTTGTTTTCACAACCTCTATTTTTGGTGGAACCATATCAGTGAAATTCTTGATTATGATCAGGGGAAAACTTCTCTTATTTCCGTAGATGTCCTGAGCATAAATATAGCCCTTGTAGAAACCATCTGGCACCTGGGATGAGTTTATCCATACGGTGAAATTTTCCACGCTGAGATTTTCATAAAGCTCAATTGGTGTACCGTTCACATAAACCTTAACATCCTCTATCAGAGTATTATCAAAAATCCTCATTTTGTAAGATTGCTTTCCCCCATTGAAATTTAAAATTCCACTTCCCAGAACTATTGGAGGGAGCTTTTCTCCAGTATTGTTTATTATCACCTCAAAATAAGTTTCATTCACATTTCCCGCCGCATCTCTTGCTGTAGCTATACCCTCATAGATTCCCTCTGGCATAAAATAAACTTCACCGTTTCTTATCTCCATAGTGGGAATATCCACTTCCCCCATATTCGGGGGAGATGAGTAGTATGTTCTGTTAAAAATCTGCACGGTCAAATTTGTAACTCCAAGATCATCATAGGCCTTAACCTCTACGGGTATACCGCTCCATATTCTAATACTTACTGGATCTTTTCCAAGTAGATTGCATCTCACAGTGGAAGTTCTCTGGGTACCTCCAACTATGATCTCAGGTTTCTGGGTATCAGAGGAATGAATAACCCTTGGGTTCACAACAATTTTCAAAGTTCTATTGACAACATTTTTGGCAAATATCTCCAGATTTAGTCTGCTCTCTTTCCCACTAATTTTTATTGGTATATTTACTGTGTAATTGAACAGATAAAAATCAAAGGTGTAGTTTCTGAGCGTATATATGACACGGTCATCTAACCTCACAGACAAATTTTGAAACGGAACCTCACTCCAGAGCGTGATGTTGTAAGTGGTATTGAAATAAACAGGGGTAAAGTCACTGAAGGGTACATTTGCGAAAATTTGAGAGTTATTGTAAATATGAACAATTAACGTTTCATTGCCCATAAACCACCCTCTTACCACATTGATGGAGAGAACGTGATTACCGGATATGGAGTAAAGAGGGATTGAAGAGTTCGTATTCCTGATTAGACCATTATCAAGAGAATAGAATATCCTCGTTCCATTCGATGCGTTTATCTCAATGCTTTCCCCTCTTTTAACAAAGACCACATTTCCCATGGGGGAAGGTGTTATATTGGCAAGTGCGCTAAGATTCTCCCTTTTAAATACCTCCACTACCAGATTTCTGCTTTCAAATCCGGGTTTGTAGAACGATAAATTGTACCTTCCAACGAAGGGAAACGTGATATTTGCAGAGTAGTTTATACGATAGATTTTCATATACTGCCCGTTAGAAACCTCGAGGGTGGCGTTGGTTATTTTCCTGTCATTCCTTGTTAGAAAAACGTAGTTTGTGGAAGTGTTCACATATGTCAGGGTTTTACCCCTTATAACAACGGGATTTTTCACAACCAAGATTTGAGAGAAAGAAGGGTAATAAAGAACATCGTTTTTGACCGCCACATCTATTTTTTGCTGCCCTGGAATATAGGCTGTAAGTGTAACATTGAAAGTTGCAGACCCTGAAACATATATATCTCTTTCGAAACTTTGATTCTCAAAATTCAGGTAAAAACTGCACATCCCCTCCTCAGATCCCATATTCTTTATTGTAACTGTGGCATTAAACTTGTTGTAGGAGTAAACTTGAGATACTGAGGTTACATTGACGGTGAATTTTGGATAATCCGGATTCAATAGTTCCTTCGTTTTTTCCAAATCATCGGTTTTAAAACGTATTATAGATACCTGATTATCCTTCAAGCCGGCGAGTTTCTGGGCTGTTGGGAGAGAGACCAGAATCTCATCATCAGCGCTGCTCCCAGTTTTGAATACTCCTGTTATATTTATTATTGCAAATGAAGATTGAAAAGAACCGTAGACACTCAATTTTTCCCCAATGCTAAGGTGCAGAAACTTAAAAATTTTCGCCCCCGCAAGGGCACCATCCACGTTTTTTGGCATGCTACCCATTACTATCTTTCCATCCTCTATGCTCAGAAAATTTTTGAATTCCACACCCCTCAAGGTCACAGGCTGATTTTTTATGGTGGTGAAAAGAAAGATCTCAGGGCTCACGGCCGTTATGTAGGATGTGTTTTCCAGACCGTACGCAAGTGCCAAATTCAGATTGCTTCTCAGAGGATTCCTGTCGTGGGAGGATGTGAGTACATACACGTTTTTGTTACCCATTATTTCCTGGGGCATAAGGTACATTGAATTTAAAGATACAAAGATGGACGTGAAAAGCATCATAAGAATTATAACTGGCACGATAATTGATTTTTTTATTATCACAGAGCCCCCCTCCTCATTCCCTCCAGTATTCCCGTTCCAACTGCCCTTCTTATGGGATGAATGGATGCAAGAGTGGCTCCAACCACGGTGAGCAGGAGGTTTATTAGAAACATTGTGGATGGAATGGATATACTGAGAGAACTGAGCAATCCGGAAAACTGGAGAATTGTTGGAAGCATGTAGGATAGGACTATCCCAAAGGAGAGGCCTACAATCATTCCGGCTGCACCTATATACAGAGATCTCAGAAAATATATTGCAGATATGTTATGAGATGTGGATCCCAAAGCCCGTATTATGGCTATTTTCCTTATGTTTTCACTTATCTCCATTTCAAGCAGTGCGTTTATGAAAAAATATATGGCCACAACAGAAATCAAGGATAAAAGAACCAAATCTACGTAGGTTTCCTCCGCGCTTTTGTAATAAAAATCTCCAAGTTTTATCATTGACTGTGTTATTAAGCCATCCACCTCCAGATACTTATCCGTGATAATAAAATTGGGCTCCTTTTGAAACTCTCTGGCAACCGTATAGTTTATAACTCCCCAGTAATCCGGAAAAAATTCAAACCTCATAGTTCTCAGAACCTTTAATTTCAGTGTCTCATCTTTAATTGTGACACCCACATCACCTCTTTTGTGAAAGTACTCTCCCAAGATTATTGACCCAGGATTGCATCCATACGCCCACCCAAGCACATTATGTGGATCGTATATCCCCACAACATAGGTGCTCAAATTTCCGATTCTGGCCGGAATGAGGTACACATAGGCGCCAATAGCCCCCTTATGGTTCACACGACTATTGAGGAGATTTTTGGATGAAGAAATTATGTAATATTGTGAATGAAATCTCTCAACAAGTTCCCTGTTGCTCACTTCAAAACTGTAGGCAATGGTATAGGTTGATGTAATGAACATTATCACAATGGCTATTGCAAGAATGGTTATTTTTGAGCGTTTTCTTATCGAAATAACATACCTCAACGGAGCAATCATTCCAGTCCAGTAAAAACTATATATGCTTATTAAATTTACTGTGCGTGGTGTATCTGAACGTATCAAACGTATCAAAAACATATGGGAGTTATATGGTTCTCAGAAGGGTGAATTTAAACGTTGATAGGGGATATATTGTGATGATAAAAGGACAGTCAGGTGTTGGAAAAACCACTCTGCTCAATATAATTTCAGGTCTGGAAATTCCCGATGAAGGAAGTGTAAAGATAGAAAACATTGAAATAACAAAATTAAGTGAGAATGAGCGGGCAAAATTCAGGCTTCAAAGGATAGGAATAATCTTTCAGTCCACAAATTTGATAGATGATCTAACGGTAATGGAGAACGTAGCACTTCCTCTAAAACTGGCCGGTAAGAGATGGAAAGAGCGAGTGGAAGATTTGTTGGAATATTTCGGCATAAAGGAAAAAATGCATTCCTTTCCCTCATCTTTGAGTGGGGGAGAGATGCAGCGTGTGGCCATTGCAAGGGCTCTTGCCAATGATCCTGAACTGTTGATAGCTGATGAACCCACATCAAATCTGGACGATGAAAACACGGAAAACATTGTGGAACTTATGAAAAAAATAAATAAGGAATTGGGGGTCACAATAATACTGGCTACCCACGATCCCAGATTGGAGAAACTGAATGCAAGGAAATACATTATGAAAGAGGGAAGTCTGTATGAAGGATAAGAACCTCGTGGCCCTGCTTACCGTTTTATTTTTCCTCACATATTTCTTGCCGTGGTGGATCACCAAACTCATATCTCTCGGATTCATCCTTTTCTTTGCCCCGGGATTTTTCACCATAAGGATTTACAAGGACCTGGACACCGAGGAACTTGTTCTAATATCACCCCCTTTGAGTTTGGGGATAAGTGGTTTGATTGCCGTGGTTCTTGCCGCCTTGTCCATCCTTACTCCATACACCATGCTCATCACCGTTGGGGCATACCTGTGCATTGCATACGCACTCTCATCAGGAGGGGAAATAAAGAGAATAAAATGGGAAAAACCTTCAAAATTTGTTTCTGCCGTAATAATACTTTCAATTCTTCTTATCACAGTATGGGGATACTCAGAGTTCACCGCATCACCCAGGCATGAAGTGGACATTTCCATAGAATCCTGGCCCCATAATGTAACTGTTGGGAAAAACGTGAGTTTTGAACTAATGGTGAAAAACTGGAACTACGGTGATTCGGATTTAAAGATCATTTTCAAATTAAATAACATCAATATAGGTACCGTTCACTTCCATCTTTCAAACGGACAGGAGAAAGAAATAAAATTTGAAACAAATTCCACCGTTACGGGAAAAAATCTAGCTTCGTTTGACGTGTACGTTAATGGTCATCTTTACACGAATGTTCATGTTTACTTTATGGTAAAACCCAAAAAATAGTTACTATTTTATAGGTCAATTGGTATCCCCCCCCTATGGTCCCGATGAGCACAGGAGGTGGTGCCGATGAGCCGCCACCTCGTAGACATAAAGATGATTCGGGAAAGCTTCATTGCTCTTTTGATGGCACTTATAGCAGATAGTTTTGCAGGAATGCTTTTAAACAGATCCATAGGGGTATTCAACGCCATTCCAGGATTGCTGATGATTCTCCCAGCACTCTTGGATATGCGAGGGAACGTTTACGGTGCACAGATTTCAAGGTTAAGTTCCAAACTTCATCTTGGAGAAATCTCAGGAATGAAGGATAAAAAGGTGAAAATAAACATAATTTCTGCAATAGCACTGGCTTTCACGGTAAGCTATATTATGATCATCCTAACATCTGGAGTTTTCTATTTCACAAAGGGTATAATAATTCCTGTAATGATAATCCTCACAATAATACTCACAAACCACTTCTTTACATCATCCATTCTGACACCTGTATCTGCATACATAGCCGTGAAATCATACGAGAAAAAATGGAATCCGGATAACATCGGAGTACCAATAATTTCCGCAGTGGGGGACTTTCTCGTGGTATTTTTCATGATATTCAGCGCTCTCATAGTAACCTGGTTACCCGATATCCTCAGATACGCACTTCTGGGAGTGTGGGTTGCCTACACCCTTTACGTGTTTTTTAAAACATTAAAAAGCCATGAGGGAAGAAGAATATACAGGGAGAGTTTCATTGTGCTTATCCTTGTGGGTCTCTTTGAACTAGTTACTGGCACCCTGTGGGAGGATAACAAACTTCCCCTATTGCTTTTGATCCTGCCCCCCTTTCAAGAAACCCTTGGCAATATAGGCAGCGTTCTCTCCGCAAGGCTGTCATCCTTCATATATCTCGGATACATAGAACCCGGGATAATACCCAAGGGAAGAAGGTTTCTGGAAGATGTGGTTTCCACCTACGTTCTGGCCATAATCATGGCATCCATAGTTGCAGCACTCGGATTCTTCTATACAATGAACTTTATGGTTGTGGTCATGATATTCGTCGCCGGCATGCTCGCAGCCACACTGTTGATTCTCATATCCTACTACCTGACATACCTAAGCATAAAACTAAAAATGGATCCCGACAATGCAGTTATACCCATAATAACAACACTAGCAGATATTGTGGGCTCGGGAACAATGATATTCCTCTACTACATATTTTTCTAATCTTATTTAGAAATATAAAAATAAAAAGTGAACGATGCTAGTTTATATTCTCTTGAATTTTCCCAGATAGGGTTCGTAGATCTCCCCCTTTTCCTGAAGGGAGAGCAGAACCTCGTCAAGTTTCTCCTCGGATATCCCAGATTTCTCCAACAGGGCCTCGTAGGAGGCACCCTTTCCATCCTGATCCAGTTGCTCAATTAGGTTCAATATCTCCTCCTCCAGTTCGCCAACCTCTTCTTGTTCCTCCTCTTCCTCAACTGTTGGCAGTTCATAGCCCATGGCTCTGTACTCTGGGAGGAGATGTTTGAGGGCATCCTTTAGCATATCCATATACCGCTCAACATTGATCTTCTGGTAGTACCGAATTGCAAGAACCACCCCCTCTGAGATCTTCCTGGAGAATCCGAGAGACGTCAGCTTGTCCACGGAGGGTTCATCCATGCGAAGAGCTTCACCCATGGCATCAATTCTGATTTTCAATCTTCTTGCAGTGTCAAATACCCAGTAATCGCGCAGAATCTCATTTACTATTTTTACCCTTTCCGGCACAACGGAAACGTACATAAGGTCTTCCCTTGGATTGTACACATTAACCTTTCCAACAACTGCAATGAATTGCGGCACTTTGACTGTTTCAAGAATCTGTCTTGCCTCAGGATTGAACTTTCCGGCAAGCATGTAGAATGCTCCCGTCTGATCTGCTATGCGGGCCTTTATCACCTCTTCAGTAATAACCCGAACCTCTGTGAGCACTCCCACCACGAACAGTCGGCTTATTTTCGCTCCAATAGGGGTTATCACGTAACTGGGCATCTTGGGTTCAGTGGCCTTTATATAGTGTTTTGAAGAGTTGTACTCTGCAGCAAATACTCTCCAAGCAGGCTCACGCATTTTTACCACCCCAACTCCTCAAGCATGTTCTCCGCATCCTTTGCTATGTCTTCTATGTTTATAAACTCAAAATCGTGCACGAGCATTGTTAGTCCATATTTTTCCTTTGATATAACATTGCCTCTTAGACGCATTGGCACCGCTATGAGTTTCTCCTCAATCATCTCCCTTATAACTGCGGGATTTCCAAGATTTTCCTGAACCAAGGAAATGGCCTTGTCCATGCCTATTCCAAGTATTCTTTCCGTTTGCTCTCTGTTGAAGAGACAGATTGCACCACCAGTTCCGTCATCAAGAACGGCTTTTATCCTCAAATCAGGTTTGGGCGTAACCTTCCCGTGCACGGGACATATGGTAGAATTCAAAACTCTTCCACATTCCGGACAGCGGTATATGAGTCCACTTCCACGCTTCACATCTATGATAACGCCCTCAACAAGCACGTTAAATCCACCCTTGCCTTCTAGGCTCTCAAGGGTCACTGGAATCTCTTTTATCTCTATATTCAGATTTACCCTTTCAATTGTAGAACGAGGATCAAATACGAGTTGGGGCATACCTCTGAAAGTACGTACGTAGGCACCACTTATTTTAAGTACATCACCCTTATTTACCTTTATGTCCCAAGCACTGAATGGTATTTCACCCGTATCGTCACCAATTATACCCTCGTAAACCTTTCTGGGCACACCATCAACCATGACCTCTCTCTCGGTAACATCCAAAATTTTACCGACAACCTGAACAAATCCCATCCTCGGATGCAGTTCCACTATCTTTGCAGGAGTTATTGAGGTCTTTACATCAACCGAGTTTGGTGGAAGGAGAGTGATGATCGTATTGTTTCCAAATACGAGTTGCGTTTTACCCTGCCACTCTCTCGTATACGCGTTTTTAACCTGTATGCAATCACCCTTTCTCAACTCAACATCGAGACGCCATGCCGTAAAAGGTATTGTACCCGTTTCATCACCCACAATACCATAGTACATCTTTCTCGCCATACCGTCAAGCTGATACTCTCTTGAATTGATTGTTATGACCTTCAATTTAATATCCACCCTTGCATCGTTTGGACCTAGATCTGAGATCTTTTTCTCGTTGTTTATGAGTTTTGTGGGATCTCCCCCCAGCTTTGAAACTATACTCCTCTTCGCTTCGGTCATTGGCACCTTGAAATTTGTGATCCAGTTTCGCAGTTCTCTGGCAATTACATCCTTATCCACTTTTCCCCCAAGCACCCTGTAAATATCATCCACGTGCTTTTCAAAATCTTCCATATTAACCACCTTCACATATAGCCCTTGATATCCTTATCCATACTTTTCATTATCTCATCCACTATCTCCTCAGCATCCTTTTTCTTTAGACCCACACGATTTATGAGGAATTTCACCACGTCCTCCCTCTTTGCGCCCTCACTCAGGCGCTCCTTAACTAGACCAACTAGCCTGGCAAACAATTGGTTCTGAAACTCCTCTTCAAGGTCAAGGGCACGAACCATCATGTACATTCCCGTAACCATGGCCGCTATTGAATCTTCAAAAACACCCTTGTTAAAGTACTTCTTTCCAAGGTCTATCTGAAGTACAACCTCCTCGTTTATGCCCTCAAGGGCAAATTTCAGGTAATCCGCACTGCCATTTAGCAGGAGCAAAGCCCTGGCAATTTTCAATCTCTCCTTAGTATCTTCAACAGCAGTCTCTATACCCGTGTAAACCCGCAACCTTATGAAATTATCATCCTCAGAAACATAGAGAATGAATGGTATCTTCGGATGCTGGGCCATCAGGGTGTTGTTTTCCCTCTCAACATTCCAAGGCAGGTCAACAAGGTCCTGGGCATCATCGTTTCCCTCCCTAAGCCATTTTTCAATCTCGTCCAGAAGCATGATTGATTAGATTGAAAGAAAGTATAATAAACTTTCCAACAAGAAAAATATTTAAGGAGCAAACATTATATGCCTTCATATGCAAACTGGCTTTGATATCATGGAGTACGATTCTGCACTTCGAAATCTATGGGCAAGGAGAATCGCTGCGGGTTTTGTGGATTTCGTCATAACCCTTGCAATTGCCTATGCGCTCGGTTACTTTTTCAAATGGAACATGGGCACAGTAATTTTCATATGGCAGGGCATAATATGGTTCATTTACTCTGTGATTTTTGATGCCATCAACGGAAAAACCCCTGGAAAGTACATATTCAAACTCAAGGCTGTATCATTCATAGGCTCGTTGGACATATGGAAGGCCATAGGGAGAAATGCAACGAAATTGAACTGGATAATATACATTGCGGATATCATTGCTGGATTGAGCACCGAGGGAGAGCCAAGGCAGAGATATTCGGAGCGAATTTTGGATTGCCTCGTAATCTCCGATTTCAGGTTCAGAGAGGAGAGAAAAACAAAGACATTCAGAGTAGAGGAGGAAAAAGAGGAGTTTGAACTTCCAGAATAATTTATCTTCACATCATTTCCCTGAGGATTCTCTCCTTCATCTTTATGAGTTCAACTCTTCTCCTTTCAATATCGCGCAACTCCCTCTCAATCTCCTCCAGCATCTTGCCGAAATCTTCAACTTGTATGCTCTCAGAATCTTCCTCTATGGGATATTCACGTATTTCAAAAATTCCCGGAGCCACATCTATGACTATGGAAAAACCCCTGTGAACCTCATAGAGCTTTCTTGGAGGACCCATTTCGCTTTTTTCTGTACCTGCCCTTCTTATTATGTTTGATCTCTCCAGAATCTCAAGATGTTTGACTATGGCCTGCTGGGACACTCTCAACTCCTTGGCCAGCTGAAGGGCATACTGGCGCCCTTCAGCCAGCCTCTTGAGTATCTCCCTCCTTGTCTGATTCTCGATCGCATTCAGAAGTTCGTCTATGCTGCTCATTTTCACCTTACTTTTATCTTCTTGCCCTTCTTCTTTCTCGGTTCAGCCCTCTCAAACACCACATCAAGTATTCCGTTCTTGTACGTTGCCTTGGCGGAATCTGGCTTGACCTTGGCTGGAAGTTCTACTTCCTTGTAGTACTTGCGCTCTGGAGTATCAACCTTTATTGTGAGCACGTTATCCTCATCGTTAAGATCCAGTTCAATGTCATCCTTGTTCACTCCTGGTATCTCGGCTGTTATGCTCACAGTCTTATCATCCTCCATAACATCCACAATGGGCTCCCGGTAATCCTCCATGCTCTCCTCCTTTATGCCAAATCTGCGGGGCACGTTGCCAAACTCCTGTATCTGCGGCTTGCCATCAGGACCTATGCGCATGCTAAAACCATAAACGTAAGGACCCTTGATCTCACCCCTTCCAAAATCGCGCATTATGCGGTTCATCCACTCCTCCATTCTTCTTATCTCTCTCTCAATGTCAAATCCAAAGAAATCATCATTGAAGAAATCCCTATCCCATTCGTCGTCCCTATCCCTTCTTCTCTTCCACACCATTTTTATCACCTCCAGTTATCAACTTTTAGTTCACAACCATGCTTATTAGGAACTGCTATATAAATTTTTCTGAGAAAGTTTATATGGGCGATTTGCATATTAAATAATGGGAAGCGCATCCCATCCCTTCTGGCATACTTCTTTTATTTTTTTGTTTTGAAAAATTGTATGAAGGTGCAAATTATAAATATGCCTTTTCCATAACCACATAATGACTCCCTCCGAGGGCTTCCTGCTGATACTGGTAGCCATACTGATAATCATCGTACTTCCCAGATTCAAAGTTCACATAGCCATTGCAATAATGATAGGTGCACTGTTTCTCCTATTCGCCCTCGGTGCACAGTGGGATAAGGTGCTACTTGCACTTCTGAACTGGCATAATTTCTGGAGAATAATTGTCATAGTGTTTCTTTCACTGCTCATCGTTGCACTTATGGAAAAAGTGGGGTACCTGAATATGATGGTAAACGCAGTTAAATCCCTGGCTTCCTCACTGGGATCCTCCATGGTCTCAATATCCTCCTTTATAGGACTACTTCCAATGCCCGGAGGTGCCTATGTCTCCGCGCGCCTCGTTGATTCACTTGCCAAGGAGATGTCCTTGAATCCCCTGGAAGCCACTTCCCTAAACTACTGGTTTCGGCACCTATGGGAATACTGGTGGCCCCTATATACGGGAGTAATTGTTGCCTCTGCAATATTCAATGTGACTATTCCCGATTTTGTTATCCACATGTTCTTCCTCACCATACTCGCAGTCACCGGTGGATACCTGTTCATATATTACCCCATAATGAAAAAGAAGAACATAAAGAAGAAGAGAGTTGAAAAGGATCGCGGAAGGGAATTCGGAAAATTGCTGTACTCTGCCTGGCCCATACTGGTGGTAATGCTCTTGACACTGGTTGGAATTCCTGTGCCCACAAAAGGAGGATTGGAGATCCAGAGGGTAGATCTTTTTTACTCACTTCTTGTGGTTGATCTAACGCTCATAGGAATTCTGATTTACAGGGGAAGAAAAAAAGATGCCATATACGGGTTGAAATTCGCCTTGAAGCCGACATTCCTTGGTGTTACCTTTGCAGCACTTTTCATGAAAATAGCAGTGCTGCAGACCAATTCAATGTACTACACCTATGAGTTCTTCAACCTTTACCACATACCGGCATTTGTTGTGATAATCGTACTCCCATACCTAGCAGGACTTATGACCGGTGTAACCGTGGCTTACGTGGCTGCAACATTTCCTCTGCTTTTGCCCTTTATAGGTACCCCTCCAAGTTTTGCAGCCATAGCACTTGCCTATGCATCCGGGTACGCCGGACATCTGACCTCTCCCGTGCACCTTTGTCTGGTTCTATCCGCCCAGCACTTCAAGGCTGATGTGTACAAGGTAATAAAAAGAGTAAGCCCTGCAGTGATATTTGTGGTCGCCATAACCCTTCTAATCTATTTCTTGGCCTAATCCATACCTTTTTACCCAGTTGAGAAAAATTAAAGGAAGAAGGTCCGAAGGAGAGCATTCTCAGGGTAAAAGAACCAACACATGGCATTTATGGGGGATTTTGAAAGACATCCCTCTTTGGGGGTAAAGCACCTTTTCCAAAGGGGCTTAGTGCTCCGGCCGGGATTTGAACCCGGGTCGAGGGGTTGAGAGCCCCTAATGCTTGGCCGGGCTACACCACCGGAGCATGCGATTGCCCGTTAAGGCGTATAGGCACTGGGCATATAAAATTTTCTTTGCAAATTGTTAAAAGGATGATATGCATGCCCCGAGTATGGATGTGTTCCTTGATCTGACTGGCACGATAACAAGTGTGGAAAGTGAAAATTACGCGTTTTACAAGATGTGTGAAGCGATTAAGAAAAGATTTGAAATTGATATGAGTGTAGAGCAGTTGATGCACCATATCTTGGAATTCA
This window harbors:
- a CDS encoding magnesium transporter; the encoded protein is MSRHLVDIKMIRESFIALLMALIADSFAGMLLNRSIGVFNAIPGLLMILPALLDMRGNVYGAQISRLSSKLHLGEISGMKDKKVKINIISAIALAFTVSYIMIILTSGVFYFTKGIIIPVMIILTIILTNHFFTSSILTPVSAYIAVKSYEKKWNPDNIGVPIISAVGDFLVVFFMIFSALIVTWLPDILRYALLGVWVAYTLYVFFKTLKSHEGRRIYRESFIVLILVGLFELVTGTLWEDNKLPLLLLILPPFQETLGNIGSVLSARLSSFIYLGYIEPGIIPKGRRFLEDVVSTYVLAIIMASIVAALGFFYTMNFMVVVMIFVAGMLAATLLILISYYLTYLSIKLKMDPDNAVIPIITTLADIVGSGTMIFLYYIFF
- a CDS encoding RPA family protein, translating into MREPAWRVFAAEYNSSKHYIKATEPKMPSYVITPIGAKISRLFVVGVLTEVRVITEEVIKARIADQTGAFYMLAGKFNPEARQILETVKVPQFIAVVGKVNVYNPREDLMYVSVVPERVKIVNEILRDYWVFDTARRLKIRIDAMGEALRMDEPSVDKLTSLGFSRKISEGVVLAIRYYQKINVERYMDMLKDALKHLLPEYRAMGYELPTVEEEEEQEEVGELEEEILNLIEQLDQDGKGASYEALLEKSGISEEKLDEVLLSLQEKGEIYEPYLGKFKRI
- a CDS encoding Single-stranded DNA binding protein, with amino-acid sequence MEDFEKHVDDIYRVLGGKVDKDVIARELRNWITNFKVPMTEAKRSIVSKLGGDPTKLINNEKKISDLGPNDARVDIKLKVITINSREYQLDGMARKMYYGIVGDETGTIPFTAWRLDVELRKGDCIQVKNAYTREWQGKTQLVFGNNTIITLLPPNSVDVKTSITPAKIVELHPRMGFVQVVGKILDVTEREVMVDGVPRKVYEGIIGDDTGEIPFSAWDIKVNKGDVLKISGAYVRTFRGMPQLVFDPRSTIERVNLNIEIKEIPVTLESLEGKGGFNVLVEGVIIDVKRGSGLIYRCPECGRVLNSTICPVHGKVTPKPDLRIKAVLDDGTGGAICLFNREQTERILGIGMDKAISLVQENLGNPAVIREMIEEKLIAVPMRLRGNVISKEKYGLTMLVHDFEFINIEDIAKDAENMLEELGW
- a CDS encoding RDD family protein, with protein sequence MEYDSALRNLWARRIAAGFVDFVITLAIAYALGYFFKWNMGTVIFIWQGIIWFIYSVIFDAINGKTPGKYIFKLKAVSFIGSLDIWKAIGRNATKLNWIIYIADIIAGLSTEGEPRQRYSERILDCLVISDFRFREERKTKTFRVEEEKEEFELPE
- a CDS encoding ArsR family transcriptional regulator, whose amino-acid sequence is MSSIDELLNAIENQTRREILKRLAEGRQYALQLAKELRVSQQAIVKHLEILERSNIIRRAGTEKSEMGPPRKLYEVHRGFSIVIDVAPGIFEIREYPIEEDSESIQVEDFGKMLEEIERELRDIERRRVELIKMKERILREMM
- the hsp20 gene encoding archaeal heat shock protein Hsp20: MVWKRRRDRDDEWDRDFFNDDFFGFDIEREIRRMEEWMNRIMRDFGRGEIKGPYVYGFSMRIGPDGKPQIQEFGNVPRRFGIKEESMEDYREPIVDVMEDDKTVSITAEIPGVNKDDIELDLNDEDNVLTIKVDTPERKYYKEVELPAKVKPDSAKATYKNGILDVVFERAEPRKKKGKKIKVR
- a CDS encoding DUF401 family protein, with the translated sequence MTPSEGFLLILVAILIIIVLPRFKVHIAIAIMIGALFLLFALGAQWDKVLLALLNWHNFWRIIVIVFLSLLIVALMEKVGYLNMMVNAVKSLASSLGSSMVSISSFIGLLPMPGGAYVSARLVDSLAKEMSLNPLEATSLNYWFRHLWEYWWPLYTGVIVASAIFNVTIPDFVIHMFFLTILAVTGGYLFIYYPIMKKKNIKKKRVEKDRGREFGKLLYSAWPILVVMLLTLVGIPVPTKGGLEIQRVDLFYSLLVVDLTLIGILIYRGRKKDAIYGLKFALKPTFLGVTFAALFMKIAVLQTNSMYYTYEFFNLYHIPAFVVIIVLPYLAGLMTGVTVAYVAATFPLLLPFIGTPPSFAAIALAYASGYAGHLTSPVHLCLVLSAQHFKADVYKVIKRVSPAVIFVVAITLLIYFLA